One Engystomops pustulosus chromosome 7, aEngPut4.maternal, whole genome shotgun sequence DNA window includes the following coding sequences:
- the LOC140069996 gene encoding olfactory receptor 5AP2-like, whose product MGHLNQTTVKSFILLGLSSIPHLQAIYFLLFLIIYTITLSGNVLLIAVVRVNSHLHTPMYFFLSNLSVIDICFSSTIVPKLLVNTLSQDKSISFLGCASQMYFSLALGATECITLAVMAYDRYVAICNPLRYQIIIHKKLCVCLVVFSWTVSFLNAIIHAALTFKLPYCKSHHVNHFFCEMPPLFKLSCRDTLFNEVAVYISGGIIALCSFLLTLVSYVRIITSILKIRSSQGRHKAFSTCASHLTVVSLYYGTIMFMYLRPRHSYSPERDRVISILYTVVTPMLNPIIYSIRNKDVKGTLRKKFSRNISQ is encoded by the coding sequence ATGGGACATCTCAACCAAACAACAGTGAAGTCATTCATCCTTCTGGGCCTCTCTAGCATCCCCCATCTTCAGGCAATCTACTTCCTGCTATTCTTGATTATATATACCATCACACTGTCAGGAAATGTCCTACTGATTGCGGTGGTAAGAGTCAACAGCCACCTGCACACTCCTATGTACTTTTTCCTCAGCAATCTCTCAGTAATTGACATCTGTTTCTCCTCCACCATCGTTCCCAAACTACTAGTGAATACATTGTCTCAAGACAAGAGCATTTCCTTCTTAGGATGTGCCTCTCAGATGTATTTCTCCCTGGCATTGGGAGCTACAGAATGTATAACATTGGCAGTGATGGCATACGATAGATATGTGGCCATCTGCAACCCCTTACGATACCAGATTATCATACACAAGAAGCTATGCGTATGCCTGGTTGTCTTTTCTTGGACTGTGAGCTTTCTAAACGCCATCATCCATGCCGCCTTAACCTTCAAGTTGCCCTACTGCAAGTCCCACCATGTCAACCATTTCTTCTGTGAGATGCCACCACTCTTCAAGCTTTCATGTCGAGACACCTTATTTAATGAGGTGGCTGTCTACATCTCAGGGGGAATAATTGCACTTTGCTCCTTTCTCTTAACTTTAGTTTCTTATGTTCGGATCATCACCTCCATCTTGAAGATCCGTTCCTCCCAAGGGAGACACAAGGCGTTCTCCACCTGTGCTTCACACCTAACAGTGGTTTCTCTCTACTATGGAACCATTATGTTCATGTATTTACGTCCCCGACATAGTTACTCGCCAGAAAGAGACCGAGtcatctctatactgtacacagtGGTGACTCCAATGTTGAATCCTATCATTTATAGTATAAGAAATAAGGATGTCAAAGGAACCCTAAGAAAGAAATTCTCAAGGAATATCAGTCAGTGA